In Candidatus Eisenbacteria bacterium, a genomic segment contains:
- a CDS encoding S8 family serine peptidase, producing the protein MRNLSDPQEEIKKGFAMRPKKILPGYAAVLLVLLVVLILLPSARQAVADTTKAKIAPGLAKQLSAAGPDEAVTAIVKMATKPNLDRIRGNRRQVFTELRRNSRASQSQLINFLDAPSVKRKVQKVRPFWLDNVVLVTAPKDVIETIAARPDVEEVFENFTITLPPMPRLDKGTPWFSPLQTQTQLWDSMKKIGVKQVWTTYGFTGTGVVCGGLDTGVDITHPDIAGKMKTNNPGDPTYPGGWAEFDANGNIIAGSTPHDTDGHGTHTTGTMLGGNASGYDIGAAPGAKLIHGLVLPGGSGSFAQVAGGMEWIVDPDDNPLTDDGADVVNMSLGATGTYPQMIAPTDNMVAANVFPSFSIGNSGPGSSTTGSPGNVPSAFGVGATDSNNVIASFSSRGPVTWNNPPYVGTWTKPDISAPGVRIYSSVPGGTWQWHGDGWDWSGTSMSAPHVSGSVALIRQANPSLTVDQIKQILAQTSLDLGNSGMDNDYGWGRINTFSAVTAAVAGMGTLAGTITSSGGGPVEDALVLIVDTGQRVYSDEFGHYSLSVVGGTHTVEVSHFGYQTYTTTVSVVADQTTGLDVVLSQLPSGTIAGFVTDAETGAGISANITVKLAGNPVAWTSTDPLTGAYSILVCVGTYDLVFSPPFPYPLTIRTNVQVFQDVTTTLNVTMNAAQILIVDDDGGKGYHTYFEQAVAAAGRSYLTVTTTPTAAEMDLFESVVWLTGDDYTTTITAANETEIAAYLNGGGRLFISGQDIGYDINTSPFYANYLHATYKQDNVGLGGVLGSPENPVGIGFAFNIKGGDGANNQAYPSEIDPIAPAQRAFVYDPTVPKSAAAGYSGVGKEQLQTNGIISSGTAGLTFDNDIYKLVYLAFGFEAIANATTRGMVMDRVLDWLQGYPEIAHTPLGDTEDTEHPYRVAAIITSDYFPLDPSTFAVIYDTGGPETSVPMTATGVPNEYAGLIPAQASDSQVNYYITASDVEGHASTHPVGAPLNKHSFMVAGDAEDPVVEHRRRYDTNDLVGPYGISAVVTDNIGVEAVYLMYARNGGLFHRVKMLLQEDNRYYGAIPGPSVVGDYYDYYLLAMDDSYSGNVTRMPATGSYHFEIVEYFSWDFEEYDGEFVPTGGVWEWGAPTSGPGNAHSGAKLWATVLAGDYPNNANAKLDAPPIALSASKPYAMLTFWNWYYMETNYDGGNVKVSTDGGETWNVLTPFDGYDGTATSGNKGIPGEPCFTGYNNNFWHQELFDLSPYAGQEVTVRYHFGSDGSVYKAGWYLDDVMIRSTSTDDVPPIISGTQVPPSTFDTVGPYQVSTYVRDFLSTVGAVSTFYSVNGGASWSEIAMSPGSPANQWVCAIPGQPAGTRIKMYIKARDTASPSNASTDPAGAPGAAYEFAILPSAPTLVVIGSTSVASLDMYRQALEANGHAADYWDRVAQGWLTLDKLSLYKTIILDEPSGLSTQQMTDLSNYLNSGMLGSRKQIFLLGRDLGYSSTTRPWLEQYTRAAYVQDDPAYRQISGEPGEPIGAGETFVISGSYPDEVQRSTSYPGGEIIYRFTGTGTSLERGEVAGAYEKEGKEWDGVMPHIPKSLDAAAAMKYSCDKYRSVYFTFNLGYVLEPERRAGIVHRALGWLSAPEIVHAPLRDTEDTDNAYPVIARIYSETLDLSRIRLTYDVGAGPVIVAMTPTANPNEYSAAIPPQEYGTTVYYYVSAANLDGNMSYHPGGAPAVQHRFLVSPDMTPPVIVHVPLSNTADLDGPYGVSATITDNVGVDPSNVFVVYNKNGGGNTTLPMASLGGDVYAASIPGPSVLGDVYNYYILARDIAAVPNTARDPIVGVHSFEAVDYYAWDFELSNGGFSTTGPDWEWGDPTTGPMDAHSGVNVWATKLSANYSVSSNSKLNSPVIKVPSSLPYTMLSFWQWYYMEKDYDGGNVKISTDNGSTWTTLTPDIGYNGTAKSTNAGIPNEPCFTGTTSAFWHKASFNLTPYKGQNVMIRLHFGSDASVQYAGWYVDDVRIEGALDTQGPVITSTKVPSSTFDTVGPYSVTTTVVDALSGVGTVTLYYSTNAGATWTPVTMTPTATPSQYKGDIPGQPSRTRIKLYIEASDNASNVSKDPAGAPANAYEFGIMPSGDYIVMFAGAAHTPPDTFRVAFSAIGKTADMWDMDDSGLPTIAILRSYVGVVIDHSSYFSTALQTLLTNLLDTPGGARKQIFMLGRDLQYYSAARTWMESHTGTVYVKDDPGWRQIRGLPGDPIGAGEIFTIAGSYPDEVKKSTTYPGAQIVYKYSGLGAALDRFATEPELKEFYEKEGKEYDSKLWPMAPSGPDSIAGASFVKTTYVSVYFAFNFNYIKEGSRRAAILGRTLNWLATAAGSQREQAASPRAPAIPIPDKLALLQNYPNPFSPFTTIQIAIPAGFKAPVSVRIFDVRGKLVKTLFQGTKEPGFHSFDWNGRNEFGQSVSSGIYFCRFSAGANVMTRKMMLLR; encoded by the coding sequence GTGAGGAACTTATCTGATCCTCAGGAAGAGATAAAGAAAGGATTTGCCATGAGACCTAAGAAGATTCTACCGGGCTACGCAGCGGTTCTGCTGGTCCTACTGGTCGTGCTAATCCTGCTTCCCTCAGCGCGTCAGGCCGTTGCTGACACCACCAAGGCCAAGATCGCGCCAGGATTAGCCAAACAGCTTTCCGCTGCCGGACCAGATGAAGCGGTCACGGCGATTGTGAAGATGGCGACGAAGCCGAATCTCGACCGGATTCGCGGTAACCGCCGTCAGGTCTTCACAGAGCTTCGCCGCAATTCAAGAGCATCCCAGAGCCAACTGATCAACTTCCTCGATGCCCCTTCAGTCAAGCGCAAGGTGCAGAAGGTCCGGCCGTTCTGGCTGGACAACGTTGTGCTTGTGACGGCTCCAAAGGATGTCATTGAAACGATCGCGGCAAGACCAGATGTCGAAGAAGTTTTTGAAAACTTCACTATTACCCTGCCCCCTATGCCTCGTCTCGATAAGGGAACTCCCTGGTTCAGTCCGCTGCAGACCCAGACACAGCTTTGGGACTCCATGAAGAAGATTGGAGTAAAGCAGGTCTGGACGACCTACGGGTTTACCGGGACCGGTGTGGTTTGCGGTGGTCTGGACACAGGCGTTGACATCACACATCCGGATATTGCAGGGAAGATGAAAACCAATAACCCCGGCGATCCTACCTATCCAGGAGGCTGGGCGGAGTTCGATGCTAACGGCAATATCATCGCGGGCTCTACTCCGCATGATACTGATGGTCACGGGACCCACACAACCGGAACCATGCTCGGCGGAAACGCGAGCGGCTATGACATTGGCGCGGCTCCCGGAGCAAAGCTGATACACGGGCTTGTGCTGCCTGGAGGAAGCGGATCATTCGCTCAGGTTGCGGGCGGGATGGAGTGGATTGTTGACCCTGACGATAACCCCCTGACTGATGACGGAGCTGATGTGGTCAACATGTCTTTGGGTGCGACAGGAACGTATCCACAGATGATTGCGCCGACTGACAACATGGTTGCCGCGAATGTCTTCCCCAGCTTCTCAATTGGCAACAGCGGCCCGGGGTCAAGCACCACCGGGAGTCCCGGTAACGTCCCGAGCGCTTTTGGAGTTGGTGCAACTGACAGTAACAACGTCATTGCGAGCTTCTCGAGCCGGGGACCCGTTACCTGGAATAACCCGCCTTACGTGGGAACTTGGACGAAGCCTGATATTTCTGCTCCCGGTGTGCGGATCTATTCCTCAGTTCCCGGTGGCACGTGGCAGTGGCACGGGGACGGCTGGGATTGGAGTGGAACATCGATGTCGGCGCCACATGTTTCCGGATCAGTGGCCCTGATTCGTCAGGCTAACCCATCCCTGACCGTAGATCAGATCAAGCAGATTCTCGCGCAGACATCGCTTGACCTGGGCAATTCCGGGATGGACAACGACTACGGCTGGGGCCGCATCAATACATTCAGCGCGGTGACTGCCGCGGTTGCGGGAATGGGGACCCTCGCAGGGACGATCACGAGTTCTGGCGGCGGCCCTGTAGAGGATGCATTAGTACTAATAGTTGACACGGGTCAGAGAGTGTACTCAGACGAGTTCGGCCATTATTCTCTGTCGGTCGTGGGCGGGACCCATACCGTTGAGGTTTCGCATTTCGGGTACCAAACCTACACGACCACAGTGTCTGTCGTGGCCGACCAGACGACTGGTCTCGATGTCGTTCTCAGCCAGCTTCCATCCGGTACAATCGCCGGTTTTGTGACTGACGCTGAGACAGGAGCCGGGATTTCAGCCAATATCACAGTGAAACTGGCAGGAAATCCCGTTGCATGGACATCCACAGACCCGCTAACTGGCGCGTACAGTATTCTCGTGTGCGTTGGCACGTATGACCTCGTGTTCAGCCCGCCGTTCCCCTATCCTCTCACCATAAGAACCAATGTGCAGGTGTTCCAGGATGTCACGACTACGTTGAATGTGACCATGAATGCCGCACAAATACTCATAGTTGATGATGATGGCGGGAAAGGCTACCACACGTACTTCGAGCAGGCAGTTGCGGCTGCGGGCAGGTCTTACCTAACGGTGACAACTACTCCCACGGCAGCTGAGATGGATCTGTTCGAATCTGTGGTCTGGCTCACGGGAGATGACTACACCACAACCATTACGGCGGCGAACGAAACAGAGATCGCAGCTTATCTCAATGGTGGTGGAAGGCTGTTCATCTCCGGGCAGGACATTGGCTACGATATCAACACCTCACCGTTCTACGCAAACTACCTGCACGCCACTTATAAGCAGGACAACGTAGGTTTGGGCGGAGTGTTGGGTAGCCCGGAGAATCCGGTCGGCATCGGGTTCGCATTCAACATCAAAGGTGGAGATGGTGCTAATAACCAGGCCTATCCATCCGAGATTGACCCGATTGCTCCTGCACAGAGAGCCTTTGTCTACGATCCAACGGTGCCGAAGAGCGCAGCCGCTGGCTACAGCGGTGTCGGCAAAGAACAGCTTCAGACCAACGGCATCATAAGCTCTGGAACCGCAGGTTTGACTTTCGACAACGACATCTACAAGCTTGTGTATTTAGCATTCGGGTTCGAAGCAATTGCCAATGCCACGACGCGCGGCATGGTAATGGATCGCGTTCTTGACTGGCTGCAGGGCTATCCTGAGATTGCTCACACTCCTCTGGGAGACACAGAGGACACCGAGCATCCGTACCGCGTTGCAGCAATCATTACCTCTGATTATTTCCCACTGGATCCTTCAACATTCGCTGTGATTTATGACACTGGCGGACCCGAGACGAGTGTTCCAATGACTGCAACTGGGGTGCCCAATGAGTATGCGGGATTGATTCCAGCGCAGGCTTCGGACAGCCAGGTCAACTACTACATCACTGCGAGTGATGTTGAGGGTCATGCCTCAACTCATCCTGTGGGAGCACCGCTGAACAAGCACTCGTTCATGGTTGCTGGGGATGCGGAAGATCCAGTAGTGGAACATCGCAGACGCTACGACACCAACGACCTTGTTGGTCCCTACGGCATCAGCGCCGTTGTGACTGACAACATTGGTGTTGAGGCTGTCTACCTCATGTATGCCAGGAACGGCGGTCTGTTCCATCGAGTAAAGATGCTGCTTCAGGAAGACAACCGCTATTACGGTGCGATTCCTGGGCCGTCTGTGGTGGGAGATTACTATGACTACTATCTCCTCGCTATGGATGATTCCTACTCCGGCAACGTGACGCGCATGCCTGCGACAGGTTCGTACCACTTTGAGATAGTGGAGTACTTCTCATGGGATTTCGAGGAGTATGACGGCGAATTTGTCCCGACCGGCGGCGTTTGGGAGTGGGGTGCTCCGACAAGCGGTCCCGGCAATGCCCACTCAGGCGCAAAGCTCTGGGCCACGGTGTTGGCCGGCGATTATCCGAACAATGCCAATGCCAAGCTTGACGCTCCTCCGATTGCTCTCTCTGCCAGCAAGCCGTACGCCATGCTGACATTCTGGAACTGGTACTACATGGAGACGAACTACGACGGAGGGAATGTCAAGGTCTCCACTGACGGCGGAGAGACCTGGAACGTTCTGACGCCGTTTGACGGCTACGACGGGACAGCCACCAGCGGAAACAAGGGAATTCCAGGAGAACCGTGTTTCACTGGATACAACAATAACTTCTGGCACCAGGAGCTTTTTGACCTTTCACCATACGCCGGGCAGGAAGTTACCGTTCGGTATCACTTTGGCAGCGACGGCAGCGTTTACAAGGCCGGCTGGTATCTGGACGACGTCATGATACGCAGCACGAGCACAGACGACGTCCCTCCAATTATCAGCGGAACGCAGGTTCCACCTAGCACATTTGATACCGTCGGACCGTATCAGGTGAGTACGTACGTTCGGGACTTCCTCTCGACAGTCGGCGCTGTCTCAACATTCTACAGTGTCAACGGCGGCGCTTCATGGTCCGAGATAGCCATGAGCCCAGGCAGTCCGGCAAATCAGTGGGTTTGTGCAATTCCTGGTCAGCCGGCCGGCACCCGGATCAAGATGTACATCAAGGCCCGGGATACGGCGTCTCCCTCGAATGCCAGCACCGATCCAGCCGGGGCTCCTGGAGCAGCGTATGAGTTCGCTATTCTGCCGTCTGCTCCGACGCTCGTCGTGATTGGCTCCACCTCGGTTGCCTCGCTGGATATGTACCGGCAAGCTCTCGAGGCGAACGGCCACGCAGCTGACTACTGGGATCGTGTTGCGCAGGGCTGGCTAACTCTGGACAAGCTGAGCCTCTACAAGACGATCATTCTGGATGAGCCGAGTGGTCTCTCCACTCAGCAGATGACGGATCTCAGCAACTATCTCAATTCCGGGATGCTCGGAAGCAGGAAGCAGATATTCCTGCTCGGGCGTGACCTCGGATATTCCTCAACAACCAGGCCGTGGCTTGAGCAGTACACGAGGGCTGCTTACGTGCAGGATGATCCCGCTTACCGCCAGATCAGCGGAGAGCCAGGCGAACCGATCGGGGCCGGCGAGACATTCGTCATATCTGGCTCCTACCCGGATGAGGTTCAGCGCTCAACAAGCTATCCTGGTGGCGAGATTATCTACCGGTTCACAGGCACCGGCACATCTCTGGAAAGGGGCGAAGTGGCAGGTGCTTATGAGAAAGAAGGCAAGGAATGGGACGGCGTCATGCCGCACATTCCAAAGAGCCTTGATGCTGCCGCAGCCATGAAGTACAGCTGTGACAAGTATCGCTCTGTCTACTTTACCTTCAACCTTGGCTATGTGCTGGAACCGGAGCGCAGGGCTGGTATCGTCCACCGCGCGCTCGGCTGGCTTTCGGCGCCGGAGATTGTGCACGCTCCACTGCGCGACACAGAAGACACGGACAACGCATATCCTGTGATAGCTCGAATCTATTCTGAGACTCTGGACCTGAGCCGCATAAGACTCACCTACGATGTCGGCGCGGGCCCAGTGATAGTGGCAATGACACCGACCGCGAACCCGAATGAATACTCGGCGGCCATTCCGCCGCAAGAATACGGGACAACGGTGTATTATTACGTCAGCGCCGCCAATCTCGACGGAAACATGAGCTATCATCCTGGTGGAGCGCCTGCTGTGCAGCACAGATTCCTGGTCTCGCCAGATATGACTCCGCCCGTTATCGTCCATGTTCCGCTTTCCAACACTGCTGATCTCGATGGACCTTACGGGGTAAGCGCTACGATTACGGATAATGTCGGCGTTGATCCGTCGAACGTGTTCGTTGTCTACAACAAGAATGGCGGCGGGAATACCACGCTGCCGATGGCATCTCTCGGTGGGGACGTGTACGCGGCCAGTATTCCAGGGCCTTCTGTTTTGGGGGATGTATATAATTACTACATCCTCGCCAGGGATATTGCCGCAGTACCGAACACGGCGAGAGACCCGATAGTGGGCGTCCATTCGTTTGAGGCCGTAGACTATTATGCCTGGGACTTCGAACTGAGTAATGGCGGGTTTTCGACAACCGGGCCAGACTGGGAGTGGGGCGATCCTACGACCGGTCCGATGGATGCACACTCAGGCGTCAATGTGTGGGCAACCAAGCTCAGCGCGAATTACTCTGTCAGCTCGAATTCCAAGCTGAATTCGCCTGTCATAAAGGTTCCAAGTAGCCTTCCTTATACCATGCTCTCGTTCTGGCAGTGGTACTACATGGAAAAGGATTATGACGGCGGAAACGTGAAGATCTCCACTGACAATGGAAGCACGTGGACAACTCTCACGCCGGATATTGGCTATAACGGCACTGCCAAGTCGACGAATGCCGGAATACCCAATGAGCCGTGCTTCACCGGGACAACCAGCGCTTTCTGGCATAAGGCGAGCTTCAACCTTACTCCCTACAAGGGGCAGAATGTAATGATTCGGCTCCACTTCGGGAGTGACGCCAGTGTTCAGTATGCCGGCTGGTATGTGGATGACGTGAGAATCGAGGGTGCCCTGGACACCCAGGGGCCTGTCATTACCTCGACAAAAGTGCCTAGCAGCACTTTTGACACTGTGGGACCCTATTCAGTCACCACAACCGTGGTAGATGCTCTCTCAGGTGTCGGTACAGTTACTCTGTACTACAGCACCAATGCTGGTGCGACCTGGACGCCTGTCACGATGACCCCGACCGCAACTCCGAGTCAGTATAAAGGCGATATTCCCGGGCAGCCTTCCCGCACAAGGATTAAGCTTTACATTGAAGCTTCTGACAATGCTTCCAATGTATCGAAAGATCCGGCGGGCGCCCCGGCTAATGCCTACGAGTTCGGAATCATGCCGTCGGGCGACTACATTGTGATGTTCGCCGGAGCCGCACACACTCCTCCGGACACGTTCAGGGTTGCATTCTCGGCAATAGGCAAGACTGCAGATATGTGGGATATGGATGACTCAGGGCTTCCGACTATTGCCATCCTGAGAAGCTACGTTGGTGTGGTCATAGACCACAGCTCGTACTTCAGCACTGCTTTGCAGACCTTGCTTACGAACCTTCTTGACACGCCGGGCGGTGCGAGAAAGCAAATCTTCATGCTGGGTCGCGACCTGCAGTACTACTCGGCTGCCAGAACGTGGATGGAGAGCCACACAGGAACCGTTTATGTCAAGGACGATCCGGGTTGGCGGCAGATCAGAGGCCTACCTGGTGATCCGATCGGCGCTGGTGAGATATTCACCATCGCCGGAAGCTACCCGGATGAGGTCAAGAAGTCTACGACATATCCTGGTGCTCAGATTGTCTACAAGTACAGCGGACTAGGTGCAGCGCTTGACAGGTTCGCTACCGAGCCGGAACTCAAGGAGTTCTACGAGAAGGAAGGCAAGGAGTATGACTCCAAGCTTTGGCCAATGGCTCCTTCCGGACCGGATTCAATAGCGGGTGCCAGCTTTGTGAAAACAACCTATGTCTCGGTGTACTTCGCATTCAACTTCAACTACATCAAAGAAGGAAGTCGCCGTGCCGCGATTCTTGGCAGGACATTGAACTGGCTCGCTACTGCTGCAGGAAGTCAGCGCGAGCAGGCAGCTTCGCCACGAGCTCCTGCTATTCCTATTCCAGACAAGCTGGCTCTATTGCAGAACTATCCGAACCCGTTCAGTCCGTTCACAACGATCCAGATCGCAATACCTGCCGGCTTCAAAGCGCCGGTCAGTGTCAGGATCTTTGATGTCCGCGGCAAGCTGGTGAAGACGCTTTTCCAGGGGACAAAAGAACCGGGATTCCATTCGTTCGATTGGAACGGAAGGAATGAGTTCGGGCAGAGCGTGTCCTCAGGAATCTACTTCTGCAGGTTCAGCGCTGGCGCGAACGTCATGACACGGAAGATGATGCTTCTGAGGTAG
- a CDS encoding GEVED domain-containing protein: MAKKSFLFLAFLLCLILCVSTLYAGQKIRLYQDGVQTEIDLAKYLATGELASKGVGFGGSQKVEPGPAPAPYPTVYIWEKAIEQLGPTSVRCDGIRFINGNLWVPQKKALVLWTVRVPLASSRLADEFNQVITLSLWVDWNQDRKWGKPERMMGQNLNLQQYFPTAQDYLEFDYLSWFWIPDDSDFYRRGGGSTSGAPKAGKKLWVRCSLSYDDPDTSPDGECLFGEVEDYVVTYFNNKEKPNVAE; this comes from the coding sequence ATGGCTAAGAAGAGCTTTCTCTTTCTTGCGTTTCTCCTGTGCCTGATTCTCTGTGTTTCCACCCTCTACGCTGGCCAAAAGATTCGTCTCTATCAGGACGGCGTCCAGACAGAGATAGACTTGGCCAAGTACCTCGCGACAGGCGAACTCGCGTCCAAGGGCGTTGGCTTTGGCGGCTCTCAGAAAGTGGAGCCCGGCCCCGCACCCGCTCCTTATCCAACGGTTTACATCTGGGAAAAGGCGATAGAGCAGCTTGGGCCAACCAGTGTCCGGTGCGACGGGATCAGATTCATCAACGGTAATCTCTGGGTTCCTCAGAAGAAAGCCCTGGTCCTGTGGACTGTTCGTGTGCCGCTAGCGTCGAGCAGACTTGCAGATGAGTTCAATCAAGTCATAACTCTCTCATTGTGGGTGGATTGGAATCAGGACAGGAAGTGGGGAAAACCAGAGAGGATGATGGGGCAAAACCTCAATCTTCAGCAGTATTTCCCCACTGCCCAGGACTACCTGGAATTCGACTATCTAAGCTGGTTCTGGATTCCGGACGACAGCGATTTCTATAGGAGAGGCGGCGGTTCGACAAGTGGTGCTCCCAAAGCTGGAAAGAAACTTTGGGTGCGCTGTTCGCTCTCGTACGATGATCCAGACACTAGCCCGGATGGAGAATGTCTTTTTGGTGAGGTTGAGGACTACGTGGTGACGTACTTCAACAACAAGGAAAAGCCAAATGTCGCTGAGTAA